CTTCTTGCGTTAACAGTCACGTTTGTGATCTACCCGTCATGAAGACTTTTACGCTGATCTCGATTGCTCTGAGCTTGCCCGGTAAGTACATCTTCGCCAaaagttttttttgggaatttatttttatttaaattttttttctttccggGTTTGGCCATTCCTGCCTTGACTAGACTGTGAAGACCATTTTTCAACACTAGATTTAACTGAGCTGATCACCATGTTCTTACAGGAGCAACTGCTGTTTCCGGTCTCAATCCCGATGATCTCACATTCGCAGGTGTGCAACGAGCACTCCCCGATGCGCCCGACGGGTACGTACCGACAGCAGTCAGCTGCCCAGCAAGCCGGCCGACGATTCGCAGCGCAGCACAGCTGTCTTCGAATGAGATCTCATGGCTAGAAGTCCGCCGTGGCAAAAGCTTGTCGGCGATGAAGGATTTCTTCGGGCATGTGAAAGTCGGCGATTATGATGTCGTTGGCTACCTCGATAAACACTCTGATGTCTCGTCAAATTTGCCCAACATCGGCATTGCCTTTTCAGGTGGCGGATGGCGTGCGTTGATGAACGGTGCTGGTGCGGTCAAGGCTTTCGATAACCGGACGTACAATTCGTCAGCGATTGGTCATTTGGGTGGTCTGCTGCAGTCTGCTACCTATATTGCTGGTCTGAGTGGAGGCAGCTGGTTGTTGGGTTCAATCTACATCAATAATTTCACTACTATCGAAAAGTTGCAGACACACTCGGAAGGTGCTGTCTGGCAGTTTGGGAATTCGATCTTCGAGGGCCCTGACACTGGTGGCGTCCAGCTTTTTGATACTGTCGGTTACTACAAGGATCTTGCTGAAGCTGTTGAGGCAAAGAAGAACGCTGGCTTTGAACTTTCTCTTACTGATATGTGGTATGTCATCCTTGTCAACAGGGATGGATGTGTGTATACTGAATTTGGTACAGGGGCCGCGCACTCAGCCATCAAATGTTCAATGCTACTAATGGTGGAATCAGCTATACCTGGTCTTCCATTGCAGACACCCCCGACTTCCAGGAGGGGAACTACCCCTTGCCGTTTGTTGTTGCAGATGGTCGTAGCCCCAATGAACTGGTCATTGGCAGCAACTCGACTATCTATGAGTTCAACCCGTGGGAGTTTGGAACTTTTGACCCTACCATCTTTGGTTTCGTTCCACTCAAGTACCTGGGCTCTAAGTTCGAGGGTGGCTCGCTTCCAAGTAACGAGAGCTGCATCAGTGGTTTCGACAGTGCCGGATTTGTGATCGGAACCTCATCCACACTCTTCAACCAGTTCCTTCTTCAGATCAATACCACTTCGCTCCCCAACTTCGTAAAGAACGTTTTCACCGACCTCTTGTCCGATTTCGACAGAGCGCAAGACGATATTGCCTCTTACGATCCCAACCCCTTCTATAAATACAATGAACACTCGTCGCCATACGCCACGCAAGAAGTGTTAGACGTCGTCGATGGCGGCGAGGATGGACAAAACGTCCCTTTGTATCCTCTTATCCAGCCTGACCGCCATGTCGATGTCATCTTCGCTGTCGACTCGTCAGCCGACACTGACTATTATTGGCCAAACGGCACCTCCCTGGTTGCCACCTATGAGCGCAGCCTGAACATCAGCGGTATCGGCAACGGCACCGCCTTCCCTGCGGTTCCAGACCAGAACACCTTCGTCAACCTGGGTCTTAACACCCGCCCATCTTTCTTTGGCTGTGATAGTAAAAACCAGACCGGGCCCACGCCTATCGTGGTGTACATCCCCAATGCCCCTTACTCCTTCCAGTCCAACATCTCAACTTTCCAATTCAGCACCAACGACGCTGAGCGTGACAAGATCATTCTCAATGGCTACGAGGTTGCCACTATGGCCAACAGTACCGTCGATGGCAACTGGGCATCCTGTGTTGGCTGTGCAATCCTCAGCCGCTCGTTCGAGCGCACGGGCACTGCTCTGCCTGATATCTGCAACCAGTGTTTCGACCGGTACTGCTGGAACGGCACTGTGAATTCCACCAGACCGAACTCTTACGATCCACCTTATTACCTGGCTGAGAGTACGGCCTCGGTGAGTTTGCCCACTGTGCTCTCCACGGTTGTCGCAGCCAGTCTGGCAATGCTCATCCTGGTATAGCCAGACATCATGAACAACTTTTCTTCTCGCTGTCTTTTTGCAGCTGCTCGCATTTGCAACGCGGGTTTTCATCACTTGATACAATTTCTCAACCATGGGCGATGTGCCATCGAGCTATCCTCATGtcttttttcattttcttggtATCTGCCTAAATTTCTACGGATTTTATGGGATCCACTTCGATTTCAATGCATATTTGCCCGTTAACAAACATATTTGTACTACAGTACAGCAGTGTCCATACCTTCTCTCAGTTCGATCGCAAATCAACCGTTTTCAAAAATTAGCGTCCACCAAATAAACATGGTCTTCAAGTCTTTCCACTTAAATTTGCACTGAACTCtatgagaagaaggaaaaaggtTCCGCGGTCAGTCCAGATCATCTATTAATTGCGCATCATTTGATTTACGCCTTGGCGCATGGATGCAGCTCTCTCGGCTTACTTTGGGGTACTTAGCAGATGAGCCAAGGTGTTTTCGATCTCATCTTTCATGGTAGCTATGATGTTCAAAGTAGTATCACGCCAGAACATGATCGTTTTAAAGGAATCAAGTGTTGTTGAAATTACATCACACAGGCCGAATAAACGTCTGAATTACGGTACTAGTTGAACTTCTCGATTGGAATTTAAAATCACCAAGAACAGACCTTCACCTTGCACTTGGTAAAAACATGATTATCGTGAGTCCATGTCAATCCAGAACGTGCTTGTTGACGTGGGTTGACTGGGAAGGTAGTTTCACGTGATCGGGTTGCTATGGGAAACGCCACAACAAGCAACCTCGGATCAGCGgtcacctccacagtgggTTATTTGCTTTGCTTGCTTTCTCTTCCATGCACCTAATTCGACAACTCCCGGTAACCTGTGACCTTGCGACATCGGGCCGATATCACATCTGACCGCCCAAACCCGCCATGAGCGTCGCGTGCCAATACTAACTGCGACAATCAACGACAACGCGACATCAACATGGCGCGTGCTGCAGTAATCCCGCAATCCCCTGCCAGACGGGTGGCACGAACTTCAACCAAATCCACAGCTGCCGCAGATGCAAAAAAGAAGGCCCCTCAAAGAGCAACACCAGCACGACGGAGTGCGCCCTCGACTCTCGATGCTGAATCCGATGACGAGCTTGGGTTTATCACAAGCAAACCAGCAAACCCCACCGGACGTCCTCTTGGCCGCCCAGCTACTAAACCGAAAGTGACTGCAACTGTGGCTGGGCAAGGAAAGAAGGCTTCCTCGGTGTCTCTCGCCGACACGTCAACCCCCCAAAATAACGCTAGCGAAAAGAAGCTAGGACAACAAACTGAAGCGCTAAAGAAGCGTGTTGGAAGACCAAGGAAAACCCCACTACCTGCCGAAGCTGCTGCGACCAAGCCCGAAGCAGCCCCTAAAACCAGGGGGCGACCAAGATTGGCAACGACAGCGAAGGCCCCTGCGACCCGTGGAACAGTGTCCACGAGCAGGCGGACACGAGCGGCTGTTGACACTGCAGATGAAACGAAATTGAACCAAATTACGATTTCGACTAACTCGACAACTATGCGTTCGAACCTTCTACGTGGGCCCGCTAAGAAGAAGACAGTGAAATTTCAAAATGTCTCTGATTCCGAAGCCGAGGAGCCCGAGATTCCAGCTACTGGTCGTCGACGAGTAACGACCAAGGGTGCGGGCGTTGGCAAGACTGGCCTCGGAGCAGCCCCAACTCGCAAGCCTGTGACAACTGGCACTCGTGGAAGGAAACCAACCGCAGCGAAGAAGGATGCGACCCAACCATTATCTCCCAAGAAGGCCAAGCAAGTGGCAAAGTCTCTATCAGCATACGCAAGCTCTGACGGAGAAGATGACGAGTTGAACACTATCAATGACGACACCAAGGATCGGGTCAAACTGATTGTTCACTCGCCTGTTAAACATGGCCTGGGAAAAACTGGACTGAGCTCTCCTGTACGGAGGATCAACTTTACGCCCAAGAAGGCGTCCAGCTTTATGGATGAGAATGGTGAGCCGAAATTGCCAACCCCCAAACATGGATCAGACGGCATTGGACTTGGCTCCCCAGTCAGGAAAATCAACTTTGCGCCGAACCGCAGCCAGAACACGGTCACAGATAATGGTCACCTCGCTATTCCACTCAGCAATTCCATTAATTTCAGTGATTCTATGATCATGTCTAGCCCGGCGAGACGACCAGCGCCATCGTCGCCCTTCCAGTTCTCCTTGAGAGATACCCCCAATCGTGGCGGTTCTTTCCTCGGAGGCAGTGTGAATCCGATTTCTGCACCTGATTTTACACTAGGACGCACTTCTCCATTGAAGATGTCACCTAAGAAGGGTCATTTGGGTGTTACATTCTCGCAATATCCTTTCCAGGCTTCCACATCAGCTGCTCCTGCTCGTACACCCTTGTTTCAAAGCCCCGCAAAGAGAATAGCATCTCCGTTCAAAACCTCGTTGTTCTCGGCTCATGCATCCATGGGCCCCTCCAACACCATGGAAAATGATGGAACCCCGTCTAAAACAGACAAAATTGCACAATCCACCCCCCCCGAATCTTCGCCACAGGAAAGCCAGCCAGACGAGTTGGCTTTTGAAAAAGACACTGAAATGGTAGAGGATGTGGCTCGAGACATTTTTGGCATTGAGCTATCTTCTAATAGGATGTCATCATCGCTTTCTTCCGTTGAGAAGTATACACCTTCCTCTGAACTGGCCCGATACTCACTCAATGATCGAGACACCGACTCTCTGTCCGCGGAGATGGAGGCCGAGGCAGAGTCAGAACTGGACGAAGTTGAATGTGAATATGTTCAAGACATGGATCAGCCTGAGTATGAAGAGGCTGATACAATTTGCTTTGACGCCATGGAAGACGCCCAATTCACAGTGCATGAGCTT
The nucleotide sequence above comes from Penicillium digitatum chromosome 1, complete sequence. Encoded proteins:
- a CDS encoding Lysophospholipase 1, whose product is MKTFTLISIALSLPGATAVSGLNPDDLTFAGVQRALPDAPDGYVPTAVSCPASRPTIRSAAQLSSNEISWLEVRRGKSLSAMKDFFGHVKVGDYDVVGYLDKHSDVSSNLPNIGIAFSGGGWRALMNGAGAVKAFDNRTYNSSAIGHLGGLLQSATYIAGLSGGSWLLGSIYINNFTTIEKLQTHSEGAVWQFGNSIFEGPDTGGVQLFDTVGYYKDLAEAVEAKKNAGFELSLTDMWGRALSHQMFNATNGGISYTWSSIADTPDFQEGNYPLPFVVADGRSPNELVIGSNSTIYEFNPWEFGTFDPTIFGFVPLKYLGSKFEGGSLPSNESCISGFDSAGFVIGTSSTLFNQFLLQINTTSLPNFVKNVFTDLLSDFDRAQDDIASYDPNPFYKYNEHSSPYATQEVLDVVDGGEDGQNVPLYPLIQPDRHVDVIFAVDSSADTDYYWPNGTSLVATYERSLNISGIGNGTAFPAVPDQNTFVNLGLNTRPSFFGCDSKNQTGPTPIVVYIPNAPYSFQSNISTFQFSTNDAERDKIILNGYEVATMANSTVDGNWASCVGCAILSRSFERTGTALPDICNQCFDRYCWNGTVNSTRPNSYDPPYYLAESTASVSLPTVLSTVVAASLAMLILV